ACCATCCGAACACCATCGGCTTTACCCGCGTGGGGGATGAAAACCACCCTAAATCCGGCGTGGCCGTGCTCATCTCCAACGGGGAGGACGGAGACAAGGTGATGAACGTGGGCAAGCAGCACGCGGGAGAGACCTGGAAGGAAGCCACCGGAAACGTGGAGGAAACCGTCACCATTGACGAGGAAGGCAACGGCCAGTTCCTGGTTCACGGCGGCAACGTGGCCGTCTGGATTCCGGAAAACGCTCCGCAGGACCCCAAGCAGGACGCCCGGGTGGAAGACGAAAAATAAGCTGAACCATGGCTCCGCCGGCAGGCAAGCCGGGCGGGCAATTAATGGACGGCCTGTCCCCATTTCCGGACCATTGTTCCGGAATGCGGGTCAGGCCGTTCTGACTTTAATCACCAGTTTCCGGAGAGCGCCTTCCCCAATGCAGCCGGCATGGGCGTCCTCCGGGAAAAAGACGGCGAACTGCCCCGGCTTCACGGTAAAAGAGGTGTCCGGCGCATCGTCGTAATGCTGCGCGTCCTTTTCCGTATTGAACGGTTCGGAAGGCTTTTCCAGGGCTGCACGGTCCTTCCACGCAAACCCTTCCTCCCGTGAAAGGGGCACGTGGATGTCTATGAACCTGTCGTGCACTTCCATGCGGGCCTTCTCCGGCTTCTTCATCACAGGTTCATTCACCATGACGACCAGGGCATCCTGCACCAGCACATGGGGCCCCGGTTCCAGGGTGGCCGGACCGGCCTCCCTCACAAAATCAAAGGCACGCTTGAACAGCGGATTCAGGTTCTCGTACCGGGCGGCGTCGGAAAGGGGGGCGATAATCATGGCGGGTTCTTTTCTGGAACGGCCTTCATTGTAATGCGCCGCCGCCAGCCGTCAAACCCTTTGGCCCTTCCGCCGTTCCTGCGCCTTTTCCGCGCGGTCCGGGGGAGCGCATGAAAAGAGGCGCGTTTATCCGGCGGGAGAAACTGCGGCGTTCTTTGCTCCGTTCTCCATTGGAACAGGGATTGAAAAAACCCCTCATTTATTTACATGTTATCAACATGTTATTCACTAATGGATTTCCACGCGTTTTCAACACCTTCCCAGCCTGAATCCCGTCAAAACGCTTGTCTTTACGCGCCAGTAAGTATATTAGAGTAACTGTAATCTATCAACTGCACGATGATCACTCAAAAGAATCCATCCAGCGCCTACCGGCCCTCCTATGACCGTACTCCCAAATATACCGTGAAACAGGTTGCGGAAATGATGGAGATGTCCGCCTACACCATCCGGTATTATGAAAACGCCGGGCTGATTCCGGATGTGGACCGCAGCGGAGGGAATGCCCGCATGTTCTCAGACTACACCCTGGGCTGGCTACGCCTGGTTCACTGCCTCCGGATGACGGGCCTCCCGATTGAAGGCGTCAAGCACTACATTGACCTGTGCCAGGAGGGTGACACCACCATTCCGGAACGCGCGGAACTGATTTTCAAGCAGGAGAAAAGCCTCCGGGAACAGCTCCGCATCCTGAAAAAGCAGATGGAGGTCCTGAAATACAAGAAGAAATTCTACCAGGACCTGCTGGACAACCACAGGCCGGACAGCTGCAACCCGCTGAACCACGCCAGCGCGAGCGAACCGAACATTGCTCCGGAGGAATAGGCCGCTCCCTCAAAAAACATAAAAAGAAGGGCCGGGAATTCCGCTGGAATTCCCGGCCCTTCCGTATTCCAGCTCAGGGAGAACCCGCTCCTTTTCGTCTCCCCGGGAAAGAACGGAACGCAGGGCTGTCCCGGCGTTTTTATCTGCTTCCCGTCGCCTCCGCATACTCCGCGTCAGTCACGGGACCTCCCCACGTCGTCTTGTTGGAAGCGGCCCTGGGCGTGATGCCGAGGTGGGCGAACCCGCTATCCGGAGCCGCGCCGTGCCAGTGCTCCGTATCAGCCGGAATCTCCACCACGGAACCGGGCGCCAGACGCCGGGCGGCCTTGCCGCGCTCCTGGTAATATCCCGCGCCTTCCGTGCAGAGCAGCACCTGCCCCACGGAATGGCTGTGCCAGTTGTTCCGCGTGCCGGGGGCAAAGGTGACGTTATAGGCGGACAGGTCGTAATCCTTATTGTCCACCAGCATGGCTACCCAGGCGTTTCCGGTAAAATTGGCCGGGGCCGGCTCCCCCCTGGGGAAGGCGGCCTTCTTTGCGGAGGAGGAAGACACGGCCAGAATGGCCTCCACCTGCTCGTCAGTCAGGCCATTGTGCCTGCCGATGCGGATATGGGAATTCAACTGGCTTTCCGTGCCTTCCATGGCCGCCAGGGCCGCAATGGTGGCAAGCTCCCGGGTCTTCCAGTCCATGTTGTCACGGCCGAAAATGTCCCCGAACAAATGCGCCTTCAGGAACTCGTCAATGGCCGGGGCGAACAGGAAAAGGTCCCCCTTCACCGGAGCGCCGCAAAGCTTCGTCTGATTGGCCGTGCCAAAGTCAATGCTCTTTCCGGCGGGCGGAGCTCCCGCTTCCGCACCCGCCGTATCATTAATGCCGCGCGCGGCCCGCTCCTTCGCCAGAACCATCAACTCATTAAGGGCATTCAGGCTGCGGGGGAAGCCGCAGTAGGCGTACATCTGCACCAGCACCTCCTTGAGCTCGTTCAGGGTCAGTCCGGCGTCCAGCCCTGCGGCCAGGGCATTGCGGAGGCCGGGCATGTCACCCCGGGCCGTATGGGCGCTGATGGCGGCAATCTGCTGTTCTTTTGGCGACAAGGCGCTTGTATCGTTATTCATGGTTTTGGCTTCTGAAAGGTTCATCAGGCAGGCGAGGGAAAAAGCCATTCCCGCAAGGGTTCGTTTCATCAGGAGCATTATTTGTTGACGGTGATCGTGTCATTGACCCATTTGACCAGGGCGGCCCTGGACGTCCGGATGCCCTCTCCGGCAAAGGCTCCGCCCTTGAGAACGGTGGACTTGGGGCACAACTTCCGCACCTCTTCCCCACAGCGCGCCATGCCGCCGCCTCCGTGCGTCACAAACGGAATCACCGTTTTTCCGGAAAGATCATAACTTGCCAGGAAAGCGGCGACCGGCGGCGCAATCGTGCTCCACCAGTTGGGACTGCCGATGAAAATCACATCATACTTGCCGATGTCTTCCACCCTGGACGCGAGTTCCGGCCTGAAGCCTTCCTGAATCTCCTTCTTGGCCTGCACGGTGCATTCCCGGTACTCGGCGGGATAGGGCCTGGCCGGCTTGATCTCAAACAGGGTCCCTCCCGTCGCCTTCTGAATCTGCGCGGCGGCGTACTTCGTATTGCCGCCCCATGAATAGTAGGCCACGAGAACCTTGGCAGGCTCCGCGGAAACCTTCGGCTGTTCCTGTCCCGAGCATCCGGCCCCCGTCATCAGGGCGGCCGCCAGCGTGCATATCATTGATATTGTTTTCATGAATTTAATGTCTGGGTTGGAAGGCCACGCAGAAAACAGCCTGGGATGAAAACGTTTCATCCCGCAGTCCCCGTGCATGAACCTTGTTCCTTATCCCTGTCTAAACGTTAGAGCAGCTATAAGTCAACATGTTTTTCCCCATCCCCTCCGGAGGCTGCGCCCGCACGCTCCACTCTGAACTCTCCACTCTCAACACTGCTGTCACTCTCTCCTAAGCCGTATCAGCACGATTTCCGAAGGAACGCCGATGCGGATAGGAAAGCCGTTCCAGATTCCGGCTCCGTTGGAGACGTACAGCTTCATATCCCCCACCGTATACAGCCCGGAAACGAAGCCCTCGTTAAACCGGGCCACCAGCCGGTCAATTCCGGCAATCATGCCGCCGTGTGTATGGCCGGAAACCTGAAGGTCCACGCCGTGTTCCGCCGCTTCCGGGGCCAGCCGCGGCTGATGGGAGGCGAGGATGCGCACTCCCTTTTCCGGAGCCCCCGCCAGCGCCTTGCGGATGTCCGGCTCCTCCCTTCCCATGATGCCCGCCACCGGGTCCGTCACCCCGGCCAGCACCACTGCGCCTCCCTCTCCAGTCAGCACGTGTTCATTATGAAGCATCCGGATGCCCAGGGTGGGCAGGAACTCCATCCACTCCTCATAACCGGAGTAATACTCATGGTTGCCCGGCACGCCGAACACCCCGTACCTGGCCTTCAAATCCGCAAGCGGCCTCAAATCATCCCCATGCACGGGAACCGTCCCGTCCACAAAGTCCCCGGCGATAATGACGATGTCCGGATTCAGGGCGTTCGTGCGCTCCACGATCTTCCGGATGCGGTCCGCCCGCGTGATGCCGTCCACGTGCAGGTCCGCCAGCACGGCGACGGTCAGGCCGTCCGCACCCTCCGGCAAATGATTCACGGCAATCGCCTCCTCCCTCACCCGCGGCACCGCGGTACCGCCGACCATCCCCACCGTAGCCAGCACGGCGGCCATAACCAGCAGCACAAGGTTCACCCGGTTGCCGATGATGCGGAACCGTTCCGTCCTCTTCCTCCGCAGGCAGAACAGAACCAGCAGGTACAGCAGACGCGCCACGTCCGCCGCCAGCAGCAGGAAAAAGAACAGGAAAAGAACGGAGAACAGCCACGCGGCCGCCAGCAGGACTCCTTCCGGCAGAACCGGGGAGAAAAACATGGGGCCGCCAAACAAATGCAGCAGGTGGAATTTGAATGCCGCCACCGCCAGAAGGACGGCAAGCAGGACCTTCCAGCCCCATTTCAGCCTCAGCGGCAGGATGGCGCGGCAGAAAACGTAAACCGCAAGCAACGCTCCGAAAATCAGTATCATGTGTCTCTTCCTTAAAAATTGCCTGAATCCTGCGGGACGGAAAAGAAAACTGCCGTGCCCCCCCCTGCCGGAAACCGGCGGATGACTCCCCATTTCAAGTTACTC
This DNA window, taken from Akkermansia muciniphila, encodes the following:
- a CDS encoding MerR family transcriptional regulator → MITQKNPSSAYRPSYDRTPKYTVKQVAEMMEMSAYTIRYYENAGLIPDVDRSGGNARMFSDYTLGWLRLVHCLRMTGLPIEGVKHYIDLCQEGDTTIPERAELIFKQEKSLREQLRILKKQMEVLKYKKKFYQDLLDNHRPDSCNPLNHASASEPNIAPEE
- a CDS encoding YhcH/YjgK/YiaL family protein; amino-acid sequence: MIIAPLSDAARYENLNPLFKRAFDFVREAGPATLEPGPHVLVQDALVVMVNEPVMKKPEKARMEVHDRFIDIHVPLSREEGFAWKDRAALEKPSEPFNTEKDAQHYDDAPDTSFTVKPGQFAVFFPEDAHAGCIGEGALRKLVIKVRTA
- a CDS encoding metallophosphoesterase: MILIFGALLAVYVFCRAILPLRLKWGWKVLLAVLLAVAAFKFHLLHLFGGPMFFSPVLPEGVLLAAAWLFSVLFLFFFLLLAADVARLLYLLVLFCLRRKRTERFRIIGNRVNLVLLVMAAVLATVGMVGGTAVPRVREEAIAVNHLPEGADGLTVAVLADLHVDGITRADRIRKIVERTNALNPDIVIIAGDFVDGTVPVHGDDLRPLADLKARYGVFGVPGNHEYYSGYEEWMEFLPTLGIRMLHNEHVLTGEGGAVVLAGVTDPVAGIMGREEPDIRKALAGAPEKGVRILASHQPRLAPEAAEHGVDLQVSGHTHGGMIAGIDRLVARFNEGFVSGLYTVGDMKLYVSNGAGIWNGFPIRIGVPSEIVLIRLRRE
- a CDS encoding flavodoxin, which produces MKTISMICTLAAALMTGAGCSGQEQPKVSAEPAKVLVAYYSWGGNTKYAAAQIQKATGGTLFEIKPARPYPAEYRECTVQAKKEIQEGFRPELASRVEDIGKYDVIFIGSPNWWSTIAPPVAAFLASYDLSGKTVIPFVTHGGGGMARCGEEVRKLCPKSTVLKGGAFAGEGIRTSRAALVKWVNDTITVNK
- a CDS encoding carboxymuconolactone decarboxylase family protein yields the protein MKRTLAGMAFSLACLMNLSEAKTMNNDTSALSPKEQQIAAISAHTARGDMPGLRNALAAGLDAGLTLNELKEVLVQMYAYCGFPRSLNALNELMVLAKERAARGINDTAGAEAGAPPAGKSIDFGTANQTKLCGAPVKGDLFLFAPAIDEFLKAHLFGDIFGRDNMDWKTRELATIAALAAMEGTESQLNSHIRIGRHNGLTDEQVEAILAVSSSSAKKAAFPRGEPAPANFTGNAWVAMLVDNKDYDLSAYNVTFAPGTRNNWHSHSVGQVLLCTEGAGYYQERGKAARRLAPGSVVEIPADTEHWHGAAPDSGFAHLGITPRAASNKTTWGGPVTDAEYAEATGSR